In the Flagellimonas sp. HMM57 genome, one interval contains:
- a CDS encoding endonuclease/exonuclease/phosphatase family protein, giving the protein MKFLRYLLVSLVVPFLAQSQKSFTIRTIAFYNVENLFDTVNDTLVFDDERTPEGSYHWNQKRYDKKIEHISKVLSEIGMDVTETSPDVIGLCEVENRQVLDDLINHPNLQDKEYGIVHFDSPDRRGIDVALLYKKAAYLPTSFKSHRLLLFDGIGERIYTRDQLVVGGVLDDEALYFIVNHWPSRRGGSSKSKPNRVKAALLNKRIIDSIQKLHWDAKIISMGDLNDDPRDDSLKKILKTSGKATQLDSLTLFNPMERLYKKGLGSLAYRDKWNLFDQFFMTSNLIHKSEDVYFYWKAGIFSPDYLKTSDGKFKGYLFRTYSGTSYTGGYSDHFPVYLFLIKEANH; this is encoded by the coding sequence ATGAAGTTTTTACGATACCTACTAGTAAGCCTCGTTGTGCCCTTTCTTGCCCAATCCCAAAAATCCTTTACCATACGGACCATTGCTTTTTACAATGTTGAAAACCTTTTTGATACGGTAAATGATACCTTGGTCTTTGATGATGAAAGAACTCCCGAAGGAAGCTATCATTGGAACCAGAAACGATACGATAAGAAAATTGAACACATCTCAAAAGTATTGTCCGAAATTGGAATGGATGTAACGGAAACATCCCCAGATGTCATTGGACTGTGCGAAGTTGAGAACAGACAGGTTCTCGATGATTTGATAAACCATCCCAATCTACAGGATAAGGAATATGGCATTGTACATTTTGATTCTCCCGATAGGCGCGGTATTGATGTTGCGCTGCTGTATAAAAAAGCTGCTTACCTACCCACTTCTTTTAAAAGTCATAGGCTTTTGTTGTTTGATGGGATAGGGGAAAGAATATATACGAGAGATCAGTTGGTCGTAGGTGGCGTGCTGGACGATGAAGCACTTTATTTTATCGTTAACCATTGGCCTTCTAGGAGAGGTGGGTCGAGTAAAAGCAAGCCCAACCGTGTAAAAGCAGCCTTATTGAACAAGCGTATTATCGATTCCATTCAAAAGCTACATTGGGACGCCAAAATCATAAGCATGGGCGACCTAAATGATGATCCTAGGGACGATAGTCTAAAAAAGATATTGAAAACCTCTGGTAAAGCAACCCAACTGGACAGTCTTACACTTTTTAATCCTATGGAACGGCTTTACAAAAAAGGACTGGGGTCGTTGGCTTACCGGGATAAATGGAATCTTTTTGACCAGTTTTTTATGACCTCTAATCTTATCCACAAAAGTGAAGACGTATATTTTTATTGGAAAGCTGGAATATTTTCTCCTGATTATTTGAAAACCTCTGATGGCAAGTTTAAGGGATATCTCTTTAGAACGTATTCTGGTACCAGTTACACAGGAGGGTATAGCGACCATTTTCCGGTGTATTTGTTTTTGATTAAAGAAGCTAATCACTGA
- a CDS encoding TonB-dependent receptor — translation MRISLFLVVLCCTTFLRGQGVTTISGSIKDAATKNPVQNVVIKIDGSSKEFFTDNEGHFEVTTSLIGEKYLKISALDFLSKQFMIVLDGVPINLGDIFLEKDITLEKTANLITLTDNDLAEDDAAVSGASGLLQSTKDIFLNRAAFDFGQAFFRVRGYDSSYGEVLLNGIPMNKFFDGRPQWNNWGGLNDVIRNQEFSSGLAPNRYTFGGILGNTNINTRPSQLRPGIRVSSSASNRTYRGRLMATYNSGVQANGLAYTISSSRRWAKTGYMEGTLYDAYSFFGALEYKLNDQNSLALTAIVAKNRRGRSSAVTEEVFDLMGNRYNPYWGSQDGNIRNSRERTIFEPLVMLNHFLQSDRFKLTTGIAYQFGTNSRSRLGYYNAPNPDPTYYRYLPSFYINSSIGADFTNASLAKNGLMENPQIQWSQIYTVNSNTSSEGKAAYLLYDDVVADKQLSASSTFDYKINDNLNVGGGVNFKTLASENFAQIQDLLGADFHEDMDSFSNTLNDINGNPVKTTEEKFNYNYILNTSVVEAFGQITFAFKNWSAFASGTYSNFGTLRNGLFKNERFLENSFGNSEKISFSDFGFKSGGTYFISGRHWLNVNGAIINKHPTLQNIFINPRENNNSVPEIQQETISSLDVNYIVKLPDVTGRISAFYSRFQNTTDINFFFVDSGLGSDFVQEVITDLDRLHKGIELGVVYEVSSSVKLSLVGNLARYVYASNPAVEINFDTAGASEDLIDPEGTIDLGIAQLKDLKLAQGPQTAFAFGVEYRSPKYWWLGATTNYLADNYANISTITRTQSFLINPDTGQRFPDATPENVAQILNQQKLDDFYLLNLVGGKSWIINKKYVSAFVSVNNAFDQTFRTGGFEQSRNGNYGQLKQDNLSGSPSFGPKYWYGFGRTYFLNLAVSF, via the coding sequence ATGAGAATCTCGTTGTTCTTGGTGGTGCTCTGTTGTACCACATTTTTGAGGGGGCAAGGAGTCACTACCATTTCTGGAAGCATAAAAGATGCTGCCACAAAAAATCCAGTTCAGAATGTTGTAATTAAGATTGATGGCTCGTCCAAAGAGTTTTTTACGGATAACGAAGGGCATTTTGAAGTAACGACTTCTTTAATAGGGGAAAAATACCTAAAAATCTCAGCACTTGATTTTTTATCCAAACAATTTATGATTGTTTTAGATGGAGTGCCCATAAACTTGGGAGATATCTTTTTGGAAAAGGACATTACTTTAGAAAAGACGGCTAATCTCATCACCTTAACGGATAATGACCTGGCTGAGGATGATGCAGCTGTCTCGGGCGCATCAGGTTTATTGCAATCCACAAAGGATATCTTTTTGAATCGGGCCGCCTTCGATTTTGGGCAAGCATTTTTCAGGGTAAGGGGATACGATTCCAGTTATGGTGAAGTACTGCTCAATGGCATTCCTATGAACAAGTTTTTTGATGGTAGGCCGCAATGGAACAACTGGGGTGGATTGAACGATGTTATCCGAAACCAAGAGTTCTCAAGTGGACTGGCACCGAACCGGTACACTTTTGGAGGGATATTGGGAAATACCAATATCAATACCAGACCTTCACAACTAAGACCGGGAATACGTGTTTCAAGTTCCGCATCTAATCGCACTTATAGGGGACGGCTTATGGCAACATATAACTCTGGAGTGCAGGCCAACGGATTGGCTTATACCATTTCTTCATCTAGAAGATGGGCAAAGACGGGCTATATGGAAGGCACTTTATACGATGCCTATTCTTTTTTTGGTGCGTTGGAATACAAATTGAATGACCAAAATAGTCTCGCATTGACGGCTATAGTGGCAAAAAATAGACGTGGTCGTTCCTCTGCGGTTACAGAAGAAGTCTTTGATTTGATGGGAAACCGTTACAATCCCTATTGGGGAAGTCAAGATGGGAACATAAGAAATTCGAGGGAACGCACCATTTTTGAACCGTTAGTTATGCTGAATCATTTTCTGCAATCAGATAGATTTAAGTTGACAACGGGCATTGCGTATCAATTTGGAACAAACAGTAGGAGTAGGTTAGGCTACTACAATGCTCCAAACCCAGATCCCACCTATTACAGATATTTGCCAAGTTTTTATATCAATAGTTCCATTGGTGCCGATTTTACCAATGCCTCTTTAGCAAAAAATGGGCTCATGGAAAATCCACAAATCCAGTGGTCTCAAATCTATACTGTCAATTCCAATACTTCTTCAGAAGGAAAAGCAGCCTATTTACTTTATGATGATGTGGTAGCGGACAAACAGCTATCGGCATCCAGTACTTTTGATTACAAAATCAATGATAATCTAAATGTTGGGGGAGGAGTAAACTTTAAAACGTTGGCTTCAGAAAATTTTGCCCAAATCCAAGATTTACTGGGTGCGGATTTCCATGAAGATATGGATTCTTTTTCCAATACGCTGAATGATATCAATGGGAATCCTGTCAAAACTACCGAAGAAAAATTCAACTATAACTACATACTCAATACTTCAGTAGTTGAAGCTTTTGGTCAAATAACGTTTGCATTTAAAAATTGGAGTGCTTTTGCTTCGGGGACCTATTCAAATTTTGGTACGTTGCGAAATGGATTGTTCAAGAATGAACGGTTTTTAGAAAACTCTTTCGGCAACAGTGAAAAGATTTCATTTTCCGATTTTGGCTTCAAATCTGGGGGAACTTACTTTATATCAGGCAGGCATTGGTTGAATGTAAATGGTGCGATCATAAATAAACATCCAACACTTCAAAATATCTTCATCAATCCAAGAGAAAACAATAACAGTGTTCCAGAAATTCAACAGGAAACTATTTCCAGTTTAGATGTAAATTATATTGTTAAGCTACCAGATGTAACGGGACGGATAAGTGCATTCTATTCTCGATTCCAGAATACTACGGATATCAATTTCTTTTTTGTCGATTCCGGTTTGGGATCTGACTTTGTGCAGGAAGTAATAACAGATTTAGATAGACTGCATAAAGGTATTGAACTTGGGGTGGTGTATGAAGTTTCTTCCAGCGTAAAACTATCGTTGGTAGGTAACTTGGCGCGTTACGTTTATGCCAGTAATCCCGCTGTCGAAATAAACTTTGATACTGCAGGAGCATCCGAAGACCTTATAGATCCAGAAGGAACTATTGATTTAGGCATAGCTCAACTAAAGGATTTGAAATTGGCCCAAGGTCCACAAACAGCGTTTGCTTTTGGAGTCGAATACAGAAGTCCAAAATATTGGTGGCTTGGAGCAACAACAAATTATTTGGCCGATAACTATGCCAATATTTCAACCATCACCAGGACCCAAAGTTTTTTAATCAATCCAGATACCGGTCAACGTTTTCCTGATGCCACCCCAGAAAATGTTGCTCAAATTCTGAATCAACAAAAGTTAGATGATTTCTACTTATTGAATCTAGTAGGCGGAAAGTCATGGATAATCAACAAAAAATATGTAAGTGCTTTTGTGAGTGTTAATAATGCTTTTGACCAAACGTTTAGAACAGGTGGTTTTGAGCAGAGCAGGAATGGTAATTATGGTCAGTTAAAACAGGACAATCTCAGTGGTTCACCTTCTTTTGGGCCTAAGTATTGGTACGGCTTTGGCAGAACGTATTTTTTGAATTTAGCCGTCAGTTTCTAA
- a CDS encoding DUF5689 domain-containing protein: MRNRLVYFISFLFILLVTTSCVGTTEFDVPKKNCNPNLTTNITLDEILELFEDGTFQIQEDWIIEGYVISSDVAGNFFGELYIQDASNQPSYGFQIEIDLRESHLFFEVGSKVFIKLKGLYLNKKEEMLKLGSPFSAFGNISVGRIPALKVPEHIFLSCDGVAEMIPVPAEIKALEDLKVNTLVRFESLEVVEEELDSIFAIAREETTRTLQDCEENNIALINSGFSDFQADTLPQGNGKITGIFLKDGNEFQIVVRDLDDIAFTDERCPEIITEFASTHIFISELADPENNTGARFVELFNSAKEPLDLNKWILRRYTNANTEVSSTIDLSGMIIGAENTLVISPNAEAFGLVYGFSPDLGVSTNSPADSNGDDNLELVDPFGTIIDVFGVVGEDGTGTNHEFEDGRALRNINITQGNPVYTFSEWTIYNDTGDAGTINQPQNAPVDFSPGIRE, from the coding sequence ATGAGGAATAGATTAGTTTATTTTATATCATTCTTATTTATTTTGTTGGTGACAACGTCATGTGTTGGTACTACAGAATTTGATGTTCCAAAGAAAAACTGCAATCCAAATTTGACTACTAATATTACTTTAGATGAAATACTTGAATTATTCGAAGATGGTACTTTTCAAATTCAAGAAGATTGGATCATTGAAGGCTATGTTATCTCTTCAGATGTTGCAGGTAATTTTTTTGGCGAGCTTTACATTCAAGATGCAAGTAATCAACCATCCTATGGTTTTCAAATAGAAATCGATTTACGGGAGTCACATCTATTTTTTGAAGTAGGAAGTAAGGTTTTCATAAAACTAAAGGGCTTGTATTTGAACAAGAAAGAAGAAATGCTAAAACTGGGGAGTCCGTTCTCCGCATTTGGAAATATTTCTGTTGGCAGAATACCAGCGTTAAAAGTTCCAGAGCACATTTTTTTATCCTGTGATGGAGTCGCAGAAATGATACCTGTACCTGCCGAGATTAAAGCGTTGGAAGACTTGAAGGTCAATACCTTGGTGCGTTTTGAAAGTTTGGAAGTGGTAGAAGAAGAACTGGACAGTATTTTTGCTATTGCTAGGGAAGAAACGACGCGTACGCTACAGGATTGTGAAGAAAACAACATTGCGCTTATCAACAGCGGTTTCTCAGATTTTCAGGCTGATACGCTACCACAGGGCAACGGGAAGATTACAGGTATTTTTCTTAAAGATGGCAATGAGTTTCAAATCGTTGTCCGAGATTTGGACGATATAGCATTCACGGATGAGCGCTGTCCAGAGATCATAACGGAATTTGCATCGACCCATATTTTTATTTCTGAATTGGCAGACCCGGAAAACAATACGGGCGCAAGGTTTGTAGAACTGTTCAATTCCGCAAAAGAGCCGTTAGATTTGAATAAGTGGATATTGAGGCGATATACTAATGCCAATACAGAGGTGAGCTCCACTATTGATTTATCCGGAATGATAATTGGTGCGGAAAATACCTTGGTCATTTCTCCAAATGCCGAAGCGTTTGGACTGGTTTATGGCTTTAGTCCAGACCTTGGCGTTTCTACCAACAGTCCGGCAGATTCAAATGGAGATGACAACTTGGAACTGGTAGACCCATTCGGTACTATCATAGACGTTTTTGGAGTGGTTGGTGAGGACGGAACAGGGACCAATCACGAATTTGAAGATGGCCGGGCACTTCGGAATATTAACATAACACAAGGCAATCCAGTCTATACGTTTAGTGAATGGACCATTTATAATGACACTGGTGATGCAGGAACAATAAACCAGCCCCAAAACGCTCCAGTAGATTTTTCCCCTGGCATTAGGGAATAA
- a CDS encoding lipid-binding SYLF domain-containing protein: MRTFKSFLLLSTLLLAFTISAQSKKDRKIMSDAKEAKKTLLKADSGLQSFFDSSAGYVIFPNVGKGGFIIGGASGNGVVYEGGETVGMAGLKKLNVGLQAGGQAIIEVIFFETQTDLDRFKEGKFAFAAETSAVALKSGIAFNAKYKDGVAVFALPKAGLMADASVGGQKFSYNSF, from the coding sequence ATGAGAACATTTAAATCCTTTTTGCTGTTAAGCACGTTATTACTAGCTTTTACTATTTCTGCGCAATCTAAAAAAGATAGAAAGATTATGAGTGATGCCAAAGAAGCCAAGAAAACACTCTTGAAAGCAGATTCTGGGCTCCAAAGCTTTTTTGACAGTTCCGCAGGTTATGTCATTTTTCCCAATGTAGGCAAAGGTGGCTTTATTATTGGTGGAGCTTCTGGCAATGGTGTCGTCTACGAAGGTGGAGAAACTGTTGGAATGGCAGGACTCAAAAAACTAAATGTAGGGTTACAAGCTGGAGGACAAGCCATCATAGAGGTCATCTTTTTTGAGACCCAAACAGATTTAGATCGGTTTAAAGAGGGGAAATTCGCTTTTGCCGCTGAAACTTCGGCAGTGGCACTAAAATCTGGAATTGCCTTCAATGCAAAATATAAAGATGGTGTAGCTGTGTTTGCTTTACCAAAAGCTGGATTAATGGCCGATGCTTCTGTGGGAGGACAAAAGTTTAGTTACAATTCCTTTTAG
- a CDS encoding DinB family protein: MKKMILPIVGLLLLSFSNDIFKLSDDDRKMAVKHLMESRDHMTNVLDGLTDEQLHFKPEEGAWSIAECVEHLTISENAFGGLVQKTVAAGPSPAMKDSVKLTDEKLMDIIKDRSNRVKTSEPFEPSGKFGSHEETVKAFVDKRNEHIEYVKTTEDDLRNSFNSDLPFGTVDGLQVILFAAGHTERHVSQMEEIMAHESFPKKD; encoded by the coding sequence ATGAAAAAAATGATATTACCCATTGTAGGCTTGTTACTTCTCAGTTTTAGTAACGATATTTTTAAACTTTCTGACGATGACCGTAAAATGGCCGTCAAACATTTAATGGAAAGTCGTGATCACATGACCAATGTACTTGACGGGCTCACTGATGAGCAATTGCATTTTAAACCCGAAGAAGGGGCATGGTCAATCGCAGAATGTGTTGAGCATCTTACTATTTCTGAAAATGCTTTTGGTGGACTTGTGCAGAAAACCGTCGCTGCCGGTCCAAGCCCTGCAATGAAGGACTCTGTTAAACTAACCGATGAAAAACTAATGGATATCATCAAGGACAGAAGCAATAGGGTAAAAACTTCCGAGCCGTTTGAACCAAGTGGAAAGTTTGGTTCTCACGAAGAAACCGTAAAAGCATTTGTTGATAAAAGAAACGAACATATTGAATATGTAAAGACTACCGAAGATGACTTAAGGAACAGTTTTAATAGTGATCTTCCCTTTGGAACTGTGGATGGTCTGCAGGTAATACTCTTTGCTGCCGGTCATACAGAGCGACATGTATCTCAAATGGAAGAAATTATGGCACATGAAAGCTTTCCTAAAAAAGATTGA
- the katG gene encoding catalase/peroxidase HPI, producing MKTESTSSNGNAWQGNDSSAKCPFLNGELNQAAGGGTTNKDWWPNALNLNILRQHSNLVDPMDESFDYAKEFKSLDMGAIKKDLTDLMTDSQEWWPADYGHYGPFFIRMAWHAAGTYRIADGRGGGSTGSQRFAPLNSWPDNANLDKARLLLWPIKKKYGKKISWADLLILAGNVAHESMGLEMYGFGGGREDIWQPEEDIYWGSEGEWLGNKERYNKEGELENPLGAVHMGLIYVNPEGPNANPDPVLAAHDIRETFGRMAMNDYETVALIAGGHTFGKTHGAASDAEYLEAEPAGASIEMQSMGWKNNFGTGSGSDTITSGLEGAWTDTPTKWSHKFFENLFKYDWELTKSPAGAHQWKPKNNEGAGTFPDAHDPEKKHAPFMLTTDLSLRMDPAYEKISKHFLENPEEFADAYTKAWFKLTHRDMGPKECYLGAEVPTEELLWQDPVPAVNHDLVNESDVADLKKRILASGLSISELVSTAWASASTFRGSDRRGGANGGRIRLAPQKDWEVNNSKQLAKVLETLEAVQKEFNASQSGDKAISIADIIVLGGCAAVEEAAKNAGHSAEVPFTPGRTDATQEQTDVESFEALEPRADGFRNYVKGGVHAVAEELLVDKAQLMTLTVPEMTVLVGGMRVLNTNFDNSKHGVFTDNAESLTNDFFTNLVDLGTAWKAISSDENVFEGTDRRTGKVKWTGTRADLIFGSNTELRAIAEVYACDDAKEKFVKDFITAWNKVMNLDRFDLA from the coding sequence ATGAAAACAGAATCCACATCATCAAACGGTAATGCGTGGCAAGGCAATGACTCAAGCGCTAAATGCCCCTTTCTAAACGGAGAACTGAATCAAGCTGCAGGAGGCGGAACTACAAACAAAGATTGGTGGCCAAATGCGCTCAATCTGAATATTTTGCGGCAACACTCAAATTTAGTTGACCCTATGGACGAAAGCTTTGACTATGCGAAGGAATTTAAATCCTTGGACATGGGAGCCATTAAAAAAGATTTAACTGATTTAATGACTGATAGCCAAGAGTGGTGGCCAGCAGATTATGGACACTACGGACCTTTCTTCATTCGTATGGCATGGCATGCTGCAGGTACGTATAGAATTGCCGATGGTCGAGGAGGTGGATCAACAGGCTCGCAGAGATTTGCACCTTTGAACAGTTGGCCTGATAATGCTAATTTGGACAAGGCAAGACTATTGCTATGGCCTATTAAAAAGAAATATGGAAAGAAAATTTCATGGGCAGACTTATTGATCTTAGCCGGTAATGTTGCACATGAATCAATGGGTCTGGAAATGTATGGTTTCGGTGGTGGCCGAGAAGATATTTGGCAGCCGGAAGAAGATATTTATTGGGGCTCTGAAGGAGAATGGCTCGGAAATAAAGAGCGATATAACAAAGAAGGTGAATTGGAAAATCCGCTTGGAGCCGTGCACATGGGTCTAATTTATGTGAATCCAGAAGGACCAAATGCAAATCCTGATCCAGTCTTGGCAGCACATGATATTCGCGAGACATTTGGTAGAATGGCCATGAACGATTATGAAACCGTGGCCTTGATTGCAGGTGGACATACTTTTGGAAAAACCCATGGAGCAGCGAGTGATGCCGAGTATTTAGAAGCTGAACCAGCGGGGGCATCCATTGAAATGCAAAGCATGGGCTGGAAAAATAATTTTGGAACAGGTTCCGGCTCCGATACGATTACAAGTGGTTTAGAAGGCGCATGGACGGACACTCCAACAAAATGGAGCCATAAATTCTTTGAAAATTTGTTCAAATACGATTGGGAACTAACAAAAAGCCCTGCCGGAGCACACCAATGGAAGCCAAAAAATAATGAAGGCGCAGGTACGTTCCCAGATGCACACGACCCAGAGAAAAAACATGCACCTTTTATGCTGACTACGGACCTTTCTTTACGTATGGACCCAGCTTATGAAAAGATTTCAAAGCATTTTCTGGAAAATCCAGAGGAATTTGCAGATGCATACACCAAAGCATGGTTTAAACTAACGCACCGCGACATGGGACCTAAAGAGTGCTACTTGGGCGCAGAAGTTCCAACCGAAGAGTTGCTTTGGCAAGATCCTGTTCCAGCAGTAAATCACGATTTGGTCAACGAAAGCGATGTTGCCGACTTAAAGAAGAGAATACTGGCTTCTGGATTATCCATTTCAGAATTGGTTTCAACAGCATGGGCTTCGGCTTCAACTTTCCGTGGTTCGGACAGAAGAGGTGGTGCCAATGGCGGTAGAATTCGTCTGGCCCCTCAAAAAGATTGGGAAGTAAACAACTCAAAACAACTGGCTAAAGTATTGGAGACTTTGGAGGCAGTCCAAAAGGAGTTTAATGCTTCACAATCGGGAGACAAAGCAATATCAATAGCAGATATTATCGTTTTAGGAGGGTGTGCTGCTGTGGAAGAAGCTGCTAAGAATGCCGGCCATAGTGCAGAGGTTCCTTTTACTCCTGGTCGTACCGATGCCACACAAGAGCAGACTGATGTTGAGTCGTTTGAAGCATTGGAACCACGTGCGGACGGGTTCCGTAACTATGTTAAAGGAGGAGTACATGCAGTGGCAGAAGAATTGTTGGTGGACAAAGCACAGTTGATGACACTTACAGTTCCTGAAATGACCGTATTGGTTGGTGGAATGCGTGTTTTGAACACGAATTTTGACAACTCAAAACATGGCGTGTTCACCGATAATGCTGAATCATTGACCAACGATTTTTTCACTAACCTTGTTGATTTGGGAACTGCTTGGAAAGCAATCTCCTCAGACGAAAATGTTTTTGAGGGTACGGATAGGAGAACAGGCAAAGTGAAATGGACCGGTACACGCGCAGATTTGATTTTTGGTTCAAATACTGAACTCCGCGCCATTGCAGAGGTTTATGCATGCGATGATGCAAAAGAAAAGTTTGTAAAAGACTTTATTACCGCTTGGAACAAAGTAATGAACCTTGACCGTTTTGATTTAGCTTGA